The genomic interval GACATTGGTGTCTACACGAAACACCAGAAACACGTGTAGGAAAGTCACTCCATGATTCGTAAAGTGGAGGAAAATGCAGATGCATAGTTTCTCGTCGAGTTGGTCACATGTATACTGTAGGGAAGGCGATTTAGGTTAATCTGTACTCCAATAACGCATATTTCCACCACCGAGTGGTACAGGGTCTGTCCAACGAAGATACTTTCTATGACATGTAGTTTCTGTTGGCATCTTGTATTGACACGGAGATTGCCTTGCAAGCGCGACGAGTCAAAGGTGCGGCCTCTGCCAAGGGGCACTCCTATGACATTAAACACTTACTTGAATCGCGGTGGCGGAGCACTGCCAGCATAGTCAACAATCTGGTTCCATCGACAGGTAGATAAGGTGAAAATCCAAAGATCATTTGTTGCCGATCCAGTGCCTGCGTGTTACGCCCACAAAAGTGCAGAAACGCAGTGCAAGTTATAGAATGAGCGGCACccctgatatgctggacgaAACTGAACTCCAGGAGGAAGACGTGTAAATAGACAGGGTTCACCACCCATGCGACATCCTAGTTTAGGTACGTGTACGTCAGCAGAGGAGCCACTCGACGCCAGAAACTTCCTCGAGCCGATATCATTGCCGTCAACACCGCCAGAAGCAACCACAATCAGCTGGAGGGTTTACTTGTGGCTGCCCCGTGCGTCTCTGTGACTATGTTGATTTTGTCTCTTACCGGACACATCTCCGCCGAAGAAGTAGAAGCATGGAACTTTGTGTCGACTGTGTAGCCACATACATGCTGAATGACCTGTCCTAGCCGGCATCGCTATCGTCTCCGCAAGCTGTGTCCCGGGAGCAGCTCCTTTTGGAGACCGATACTGCACCTGGGTCCAATCTGCACCAGCAAACTGCCACATATCGTCCATCACCCGGTCGCCATCATAGCCTGACACAGGTAAGAGACACACGACCAAGAGTCTGGAATAAATGTGTCTATGCAAAGACGATGATATGACACTGTCCGTATGGCTTTGGCTCATCAGATAGAGACACGAATACATCAACTGCTACCATCCACCCTCTCCCCGAAACATCAATCCTTGCAATTGCGCTCTTCGAGTTCCACGAGATATTATTTGATGCTGTAGAAATATAGTTTTACTCTTTCGATGAAAACTGGTGCTAGGCCCATGCAATATTTTCCCCATTTTCTATGGTATACCTCCATGAATATACACTCGTCCGTCGTTGACCAAGGCCACGTGACCATGTCGTGCAGGCGGTTTGTGCTCAGTCTGAACAGCTGTCCATGTCCGCATTGGTGGGTCATACTTGTAAGTCGTGGACAACTGTTCACCATCATCGCAACCTCCGAAGAGAATCAGTTGCTCTCGGTCTGAGGAACAACACACACGTGGACGACCGAGTCGCGTCGACTCTGCTCATGTGATTTGTAATAGCAGCAGCGCCACTTCAGCGGATCAACGCTGTTTCTTCAAAGTTCTGCTGAGATATTGCACAATGACAGCATCACTGAGGAGCAGCGGCCTGTGGTGTGTCCCTGTTTCTTCACCAGAACACCCCTCAAGCTAGCCAACCCGGAAAGCCCAAGGTGGGTTTTTTGACGAAAGATACGGCCAGGTGTCACGCGGGCAGCACACTCCACACTTCTTTGTAAATAGTCTCCGATGCCATAATCTGATACTTGACGTACATGCACTCAAGCAAAAGACCGAACAATCTGATATACAAAGTGAACTAACAAGATTGACCCACTTGTTCCACTTGCCACGCAGGGAACAATCGTACAGAACGATCGAGCAGATGGAATGTCGCCTTGGGCCTGTTGCGAAAACACAGCAGATGGACGTGTAATACGCCGATCACCCCCGATGCTTGTTTCCAGCACAACAACGAGCAAATTTGGAGCGAGACACTGAAACGTACGGCTACTTTACACAAAACGGACGACACTTCAAAATCACCAAAAAAACCTGAAAATCGTCACCTAAGGTTTGGAAAAAGGTAGTGTCCCACCTGTAGACAGCCTTTGCCCAGTCACTTTCGTTTCAAGTTCTGAAACGGTGTCTAACAAGTCTGAAGCTCTGTATATTTTGCCACGAACGGACCACCCAACCGAGCGTATTCCCTCTAATGCGTCAGGTCTCCTTTAACACACATCCCAGGGAATCGTATCTGCCAGAACTTCCCGCTTGAAAATACAGGGCTTTTCGCTTCAAAATCGGCTACGAAAAAACCATGACGGCGGTACGTTGCAGGGTAAAAACGCTCCGGAGATGTTATTTCACTTCGCCTCCAAAGATGGGAACACGATGGCAACTGCGGACAACAAAGAGCTCACCTTGATAGGTTCAAAAACATTTAGTCCCGGCACATATCGCAAAAAGTCGTTTGTGACCGTTTGTTTGTGATCCACTCCACCAAAAATGAGTATGTCCCCGCCCGAAGCGACGCATACATGTCCCACTCGAGGTAGGAAGCATCTGGAGTCATGAATAATTTGTGTGAGTTGaaaagaagggggagaaaagaagcctGTGCTCGTGGAATTTGCCGCAGTTGCCATGTCGTCGGCTGCAGGGACGATACCCTGCATCTGCAAACCACGAGAATATTCCCGCTTGAATTTTGTGTTGATCGTGTTGATCATTTTACTCGTACGGCGTTGAACCTCTTTCCCTACTCGGCTAAGCTTTCGAGCACCACCTCCTGTGCCTCCACGAAGGGCCGCTCTCTCAGCCGTCTCATCTCCAGATGTCTCGTCGCTGTCCCCATCACCTGCCGCCAATGTAGTATTCGTCTCATCCGTGATTTTCGAGCCTTCTGCGTTCGACTTTCTAGAGGGTCCGTCTTCCGACGGAGAACCGGCCTTTGTTACCATGTTTCGTGTCGAACTAGAAACTCCTAGAGATACGTCAGCCTGTGGATTTCAGACACACTCCCTCCTTTCCAGCGTTACTTTGTCCCGCTTGAATGTCGGCCTCGACCGATGCATCGAGTACAGCGTTTTCACTTCCTCAGCAGCAGTGCAGTGCGTACACAGTAAGCACAGCGGGAACgccgagaaaacgagagtcACGAACGGCACCAAGAATTGCACGGAATGCGTGCCACTCCTCGTAAGTATGTCTAGATTATGCCAGTTTGCAGTGCAGCCGACTAGAAAGGACTTCAAAAAAGGAAGTGTCCTTTATGGACGAGAAACAACTCCGACGATCTACTCATCAGGATGAAGACGTTTTATGAGCGCCGATGCAGTTCCGCTTGGAGTTTTGTTAAACACAGAGATTCACAAAAAACGTTCAGTGGCACTAAGGAAAACAACTTTGGAAGTGTTTCTACGTACGCTGGGACCGACGAACAAACCATATCGCGAGACGCTGGTGGAATGTGGCAAAACAAAGCATCCTGTCACATCGACTTCCAGCAGAAGTGCAGCGGCGTGAATCAGACAGTGCGGCGGACAGGAGCGTTATCCAAAACTGCTCTGCTTAGACATGAGACGTTCCGTCGCCAGTTCTCACCAAAATGGAACCGCCAAGGGTTACGACGGCGTCAGACTTGAACCGGAGAAAGGGAACGTGGCAAGGCAATCAGGACCAAGCAGAAAGGGCACCGACGCTGAAAATGGAACTACAACATGCTTCCGGTATGACAACAACGCGCACCTAGAGGGTGCCTTTTGAACTCAAGAACTGGGCGCGACAGACGATCTGAAGCCAAAATAGAGACCCCACTCCCACAATCTAGTTTCCGCAAGGCAAACTTAACTAATGAATCAACTGTCCGCATGTCCCTGTTTCGATCGCTCCCGGGAACTCCAGAAAAAGTCGCTTTAGAAAGGGAACCGGCCCCCTACACGATTCAAAAAAGTCATTTGGCAGACATGTACTGAATCCGAGAAAGCAGCGACTCTGATCTCTGACCGCTGACGTGTGTAAAACAGATCTTCGACGACGCAACGAAGGCACTGTGAAACCGTTGCAGTCGGGCACACATGCACCACAACTCTCACACGCGCTATGTCGAAAACATAAAAAGCCAGCATCTGCTTTTCCAGTGGACGGCGACGGCAATTCCGACGCCGTGAGTTTGGAGAAGCCAGTAATTTTTGTTTCCGCAGACGATGAGGACTGATACGATCGTGAGACTTTGAACTGGCAGCGAAGGCACGATGCCTCGTCCGGCAACGAAGTGTCAAAATGGCACGTGGTGGATGGAGGGAGGACTCGATAAACACGCACAAAAAATTACAGCGGGGAGCAAGAGCAGCAATGAAAAACTAACGCGCAACAAGCAGTAGTGAAAGCCATCGGAGAAAATAAGTTTGCTACGACTAGACAGGAAGGTCCCGCTGTGCTGCGGCGTGGGAGCTGCTGGACAAACAGCTACATAAAATTCAAGAAGAGGGCACACCACAGGCTCGCGAATCTGGAACAGCATCCCAGATCCAGCAGAACGAGGACATAAACAGAGTGTACCTGTACCAGGCCAAAAAAGCATTTCCACTCGTGAAATCGTTGGTTTATCAACGGCGGAACACTTTCCCTGTTGCCCACCTTGCACCGCCGGAGCAACCGTCTACACCCTGTGCTACTTAAATGGAAACTAAGGAGCGGCACATACTGCATGTTCACCTCCTTAGCTGTCGGCAGCCCGAGACTACGAAAAAAAAGCGTGGCCGCAACAAACAGACTCAACAGGCGTACTTACATATCGCCCGCCCAGTCAGGCCGCTCGCAAAGCGCGAAGGGCTGAAGCCGGCAACGAGCTCGCTGAAGTGCTCACCCACGCACTGTGAATCACGCCGTTGCTCGTTGCTGAGTGCGCGCTGTGACGCTCTCTTCGTTTAAATGCCGAAACTCGGGATTCCTGCCTGCGTGTGCGAGCAAGGAAGTGATCATTTGCATTGATTTTCTCAAGGCAAGAGTCCTAACAAGCTCACCAACCCTTCCTGGAAGAACACTGAGCTGTgatttctttctgtttcccttGGGGTGACCAGCCGCCCGCCGCGCATGTACAAAGCGCGGACAGCACAGCAGCGTCATGTGACACCCCTCGAGTGGAACCAGGCCGAAGTCTCCTCTGAGCCTGAGCGAGGCTGCAAGCTTCTACCAGGTTTGACTCGTGAGCATTCAGTGAAAGTGAACTGACCAATCTGAGTATGCCGCAGCGACTAGTTAGCCTAGGTGAAGGGCATACACGTGAATGATCTAAAAAGTGCCACGGAGCCGCCACTATGCCTAGCTCGATCATGCGAGGGACAGCCGCGTTTGTCTTCCACATCGCGCAGCGGATCCACAGAGCGCCCTCGTACGCGCCTACCCGCCGCCGACATGAGTAGCCAGGAGGGCGCGAATTCGACCGTGTTACCacgcgaagagcgaaacCAATACGAAGGGTTCTGTCTGGCAAGATAGGGCCCTACGCGGCTAGAGGCAGGCCACAAAGAATGCACTTTTCAACTAGTCAATCCCACAAAACCAGTTTCACGTTTACTGCCGTGACATGTGCTTGGGAACACCGAATAGTCTGAGCTGACACTTTATGGAAATCCGTCCCCCCACGACACTCATACCCGGATCGGGGCCCTGGCTCTCCTGCACGGTCGATTGCCCGGGGTCAACTCCGATGGCGACCGGAAATCACAGGCGCAGCGCCGTTGTTTGAAGGAACAAGTAAATGACACAATTCCTGTGATGGTGTCGTACAAATAGTACTATCAATGCATCTTGGATGCAGACgtgttctttctcgtttttttttctgtacGGGTTCTTTCCAATACCCCAGCACTCGACCGGGCCAATCGTTTTCTGTGTGCCTGGAGGCTTGTCGACGGGTTCTAATGAAATCCCCATGCCTGACCGAGTTGCGTCAGGAGGCTCCACTCATTCGTTTTTTTGAGTTACAGGAGACCATCTAGCTTGCCCTCTGATGCCGTTTCAGTGCGTGGCCATCTTACGGGCTTCAGCAGCACCCTTTCGTGGCTCATGAGCATGTAGGTATCGCACTCTACCTATCAAAGATCCGTCGACGTTCATGGCTTTGATCAACCCGAGATGATATTCCACCTCACTCTGCATTCAGCCCCTCGGGAAACTCTCTGTTACGTTGGCATGACCCCCTTCATTCTCACTATATTCGCTGAAAGTTCGCTGTCAGCTTCCCTTTGTTTTGACGTGAAAAGGCGAGGTACCACGGCGAGGTGAACGAACCTTGCTTCGGCCTTCAGGAAAAGTTCCGTTCCAACGACAGGAAAATCCTAGCGATTTTCCATTGAAGACGTCCGTGTTTGTCGTGCCTCTTCAAGCTGTTGGAGTTCGTCGACCGCCAGAGTATCCGGTCCCTTTCTGGACCCAGGGGGCTTCCCTGTAGAGACACACGATAAAGACAAGTTGCTGTAGACCAAGGCAAAATCGGAATAAGCCATTGCGAAGTGAGGCTTTCATCGCTGCAACATCCGGCAAGACGTGCTGCGAGCTCGTGCAGAGGAGTCAAATTCTGTAGAGTTTTGGGACCTCAGCTCGTCGAAGGGGCATCCGCGGTACGCTGAAGAACAACGGAGCTGCCGGCATTACGATACGATTTAGCTGGTAGACTGTTACCCCCAGCGTTACAGCATCATCGTTGTTCAGTCCTTTCCGACTTAGGACCGTTCTCTCAACGGGGATGGGCGACGGTGCACATCACCGCGCAGCCGAGACGTGCAACCGTATCGCTTTACTGAGTCTCTCGTGTTTCAACAAAAGTATTTGTGTGTTCGGAGTATCCCCTACAAAGCATCTGCGATGAGAGTGTCTCTTTGACTCTAAAAAAGCGAGTTGAGGCCAAAAATATTCGCTCTGGTTCCACGTGGATTACACAAGACATTGAGTGTCTGAACCGCTTCTTCTGGGTGCAATCCACTATTCCCTGTACACCGCGGCCGTAGCCAATTGTGACCTGAAGAACGATGTACAAGTGTGATGCGTTGACAGGCTGATTTTTTCCATTTTGAAGATCAAGAGTGCCAAAACATGGCAAGCATCCTCATGCGTATCCCGACAACTATTATCGGTCACGCTCGCATATTCCTCTGTCGGTGTTTCGGGATCACTTTCGGCAGCCGCTGGAGGATTAGCGCACTGGAGATTTCACGAAGTGTATACTTGCTGGTATCGAGCTCTTGTTTGCTTTTTCGGTGGCTTTATCGGCGGAGGATCGTTCAGGCTCTAAGTCAATACAGTCTCATCTGGAGGTCGAGCATGCCGCGTTAAACCTGTGCCTGACTGGAATTGAATTCCTACCGATACTGTAAAGGACCAACCGTGTTTTGCTTTGCATTCGAGTTTTGTCGATACTGTACATAGTTAGAAGGCATATACTCGATTATTGAATTCCTGGCATTGTCCCTACCACAGGTATGTTACTACATCATCAAGGAAACCATTCCAAATAACCGTCCTCTACAAAGAGACGTGGTCCACTCgctgcactggcttccatGAAACAACGCGGATacgtggagagacaagacaaaCATGAAAATGGCGGGCCTCACCAGGTCCTGTGGTCCCCCCCCAGATGGGGATTTAGTTAATGCCCATCATGCTCGGGATCGGTTCTCGTGGGCGAACCGGAACAATCCTGATGCCAGACTCCCGAGAGACTATTCCACCCAGACGGTGGAGGCATCCACCTCAGAAGGAGCAAACTCATCCGATGGCAGGCGCGACGACGAATCAAAAGCCACGACTCCCACGAACAAACGTGTAAACTGGGAACATCCGTATCTCGGTCCAGACGGTGTCACGTACATGCCCTCGATCAGTGACGGTAAGGGAATACTGAAGCGATCTGACCGGTAATCCTGGACATGTGCTTGATGCAAAAGTTAGGTCACCATGAAAGATGTATCAGCGAAAACTGTTTTGTGTGACTGTTACAAAAATGCCCAGTCACACGTCTGCTGACTTCTAACGGTATGTTTGCAGCGTCCAACCCCAGAGCCACGATGATCGTCAGTCATAGTGCTGCTCATCCTTCCTACGGTCCAGATCCGCTGCTGCTCAAGCCAGAAGACATCGGATTCCTAAAGCAAGCTGTCACGTCGTTATATGCGGACCAAGTAGGAAACACGCTTTGGTGGGTTAGAGTTGATTCCGTTCGCGGTTTCGGGCTACGCATTTAGACGTTCGCTCCCTTTACTGCAAACCGTCGCTCATCTCCTGTTCTGGCTGTCGGGCAACGACCCGTGGTGTCGTCATAGAATCCTCGACGTGATCGTTTGTCAACTGCGTAGACGAGTAGACTACGAACTTCAAGTTGCCCTTATGCACTGGCAAATGCTTCTTGTCTTGTCGCATGTGGGCGAGCTGTGTTTATTGTGAAGTCGTACTTAGTATCATGTGCCTCAATTCTGTAGCAGAACGTCGCCGTTTCGGACCATCTgtcgtttgtttctgtgcTTGCAACGAAATACAGATTAGGCCGTATCAGAGTGAGGTGGTGAGACGCCTCAAGCTCTTGGAACCGAGCACCCTGGTCACGAAGAATGCCTTACACTTCTTCCGCATTCTTACAGATACTTTCATTGTGGAAAAGACAAATCATTCGCGCATGGTTGTGTACCTCAAGGAAAAGCCAGCGTGGTAGGTTTTTCaccttttgtctctcgatTTCCTGCAAAATGTCGATACTGTGAAGGGAGGCTCCACCATTATTGTTGCAGGCGATGTGACGTTTCTCCAGTTGACCCAAACAGCAGTTTCGTTAAACGGTGAGCTTTGTCACATCTGCTGTCAAAGTGATAGATAATATATAGGCAACTTCTGACTCTAGCATCCAGTGGGATGTGTCGTTCCACAGTGTACTTCGGGGCCGGGATGTAgtttctgtttccctttCATCTGTGTTTGCATTTCTGAAATGATGGTTGTTCGATTTCCGGTGTGGACTCGCAGGTTCGAGGGATGGATCGATCCAAAAAGTGAAGAGGACCCTTATCCGCAGCCTGTTTGGAGAGAGCTTGAGCAGTATCTGACCGTTCTCTCCCTGGTTGCGACCATTCTGCATGAACTGAACGACCCTAAAATTGTGTTACCTCCATATTCTAGCGAGGAAACCTCCAACGTGGATGACTCCAGTCATTGCGAAAATCTTCCGACTTCGTCTTTAGCCATGGTGCCTTTCACGGCAAATTTGTTCCGGAAGCTCCGTAAATTGTTGCGACAGGCCAGGCAACAGGATCAAGGCCAGTGCTTCGTGGCCGCGTCTGACGGTGCTACGAAGCTGTCCACAGAGGCTCTCGAAGAGCAGACACGACCCTTACCTCTGGCCATAGGTAGTCGCAGTGCATATCTCGAGAAAGCATGTCAACAAGCACGCCTCACAAggcctcctctgtctgccgAATCTGATATGCAAGCTGGTTCTCCAACGCGGACGCCTGACGCTACTCCCACCCATTCCCCTGCGGAGGGTTTCTGCAGTTCCCCACCTTCCTCCCCGTTGTcccagaagcagcaggatgTAGAGTTGGCGCCTCCAGTCACCGCAAtattttcttcgtcgccgaaATTCTTCTTAACTTTGGCAGTCGCTGCCGACGAAACTGTCCGGTTTGTCACAGGCTCTGAGTCACTATCGTACTCACCATATTCTGATATGCTTCCTTCCGTTGGTGGTAAACGTAACCCTCTCAATGATATGTTGGTCAATCACGAGGCCCGCCAGGAAGAGGTTTGCTCACAAGTCGAAGAGAGTCGGAGTTCCACACTCGACAAGGAACCAGCTGGACCCTCGGAAAGTCAAATCAAGCCCAAACTACCCCTTTTAACCGATCGTCAGGTCAGACAGGAACAAGGAATTAGTGTCCTAATCCAGAGTGTCTTGTTGGAGGCGTGCCATTCTTGGACACAGACGGACGAAGTCGAATCTGCATGTCAGCATCACGGAGACGCGAACCGAAGCAGTACAAGCAGCTTTCATcgtgaaaaagagaacgaatACGAATCACTGGAAGCCGGCAAACAGAAAGTGGAAGCAAAACGCGTTGCAACTGTACCGAAACATGAAGACACTGAATCTGAAAGGAATGCAGCTCCAACAATCCAGCGGATGAAACCGAAGCCAGCGCAGACACCGTCAACGGCGCCTGTGGTTTCGACTTTTCCTGTTGGCACTGAGAAGTCAGAAACCTGGAGAATCGAAGTGACTCAAACGTCGACAGATGCCACACTGGAAGGAGGGTCAAAAGAGCACTTTGATGAGCACCTCTCAAGGCCATTTGAATCTCTTAATGTCCACCACGTTGACCGGGCCGGTCAACGCCATACAGTAGGGATGCGTTCGGGCTGCGGAGAGCTTGAACGGGCACCAACTTCTCTCAGTTCCCCCTGTTCTACGCCTGCCTCCCCCATGAGCAAAACTCCCGTGGCGGGACTGCGGAGCGTCGCTGCACCTCAACCCAACTGCCGGGACCTTTCCAGTGCAACCGCTGCTGCTCTTCCACTAGCACGCGCTGTTGCCCTCCGCGTTCGAGCAGCCCTTGCTAAGGGCATCACGCCAGACCACTTCGGAGGGGGTCGCTACGGATGTGCTCTGTCACTAAAACGGCATGGACCTGTCAGTGTCAGGTGAGAACCCTATAGATGTGTGTCTAGCGCACGGATTCCAGAGGACAGGCACGTCATCTTTTGGCTCAAGAAGGGGAACCCCTGGTGCGTACGTGTGTTTGCGTGGCCGTTTTGCGCAGGTCATTCACTCTCGGCTGCCTCTGCCACTTAGTTCAGCTTTCTGTTAGCCGTTCCTTCCTTCACTACGTTGGAGGTCTTCTTCAGCCCTGCGGTTCTGGTTTCTCACCAACTTCCCTTCACCCCCGTCCAAATGGAGAGTCTCTTGCGCAGCACGCCACAGTGGCAGCCATTGCCGCTGCAGCCCTTGCCTACCTGGAGCTGCTGCTCCAAGGAGAAGTTCCGCAGGGAATCGAAGGATTAGagggtggagaggaaagcgatCTTGCAGGCTCGACTCTGCCACCGTATTTGCGCCTCGGAGAGGAGATTCACGGAAATCAGCCACCATTCAATCACGGACATGCATGGGCCAAGGATGATTCAGCTGAATCCCAAACCCGCTCGGCGCGAACCAAAGGACTCACCAAAATAAAGACGTGAGCTGCGATGCTATTGGGAGACACCAGCAACGTCGTGCAGTTCAGATTGCAACGATTGTCTGTGTTTACGCCTACGGAGACTTGGCAAGAACTGGGAAGTTCATGTGGAAGCGCGATTCACACAATGACCAGTTCGCCAACTGGCCGCCTGCGAACTAGTCAGGAAGTGTGCACGTCACACTCATGGCCAGAGAACGAGGGGGCGGGACGCTGAACAATCAGGGTCTGCTGTGGAGGGCCGGACTGTGT from Toxoplasma gondii ME49 chromosome VIIa, whole genome shotgun sequence carries:
- a CDS encoding hypothetical protein (encoded by transcript TGME49_203800), whose protein sequence is MKMAGLTRSCGPPPDGDLVNAHHARDRFSWANRNNPDARLPRDYSTQTVEASTSEGANSSDGRRDDESKATTPTNKRVNWEHPYLGPDGVTYMPSISDASNPRATMIVSHSAAHPSYGPDPLLLKPEDIGFLKQAVTSLYADQIRPYQSEVVRRLKLLEPSTLVTKNALHFFRILTDTFIVEKTNHSRMVVYLKEKPAWFEGWIDPKSEEDPYPQPVWRELEQYLTVLSLVATILHELNDPKIVLPPYSSEETSNVDDSSHCENLPTSSLAMVPFTANLFRKLRKLLRQARQQDQGQCFVAASDGATKLSTEALEEQTRPLPLAIGSRSAYLEKACQQARLTRPPLSAESDMQAGSPTRTPDATPTHSPAEGFCSSPPSSPLSQKQQDVELAPPVTAIFSSSPKFFLTLAVAADETVRFVTGSESLSYSPYSDMLPSVGGKRNPLNDMLVNHEARQEEVCSQVEESRSSTLDKEPAGPSESQIKPKLPLLTDRQVRQEQGISVLIQSVLLEACHSWTQTDEVESACQHHGDANRSSTSSFHREKENEYESLEAGKQKVEAKRVATVPKHEDTESERNAAPTIQRMKPKPAQTPSTAPVVSTFPVGTEKSETWRIEVTQTSTDATLEGGSKEHFDEHLSRPFESLNVHHVDRAGQRHTVGMRSGCGELERAPTSLSSPCSTPASPMSKTPVAGLRSVAAPQPNCRDLSSATAAALPLARAVALRVRAALAKGITPDHFGGGRYGCALSLKRHGPVSVRSFTLGCLCHLVQLSVSRSFLHYVGGLLQPCGSGFSPTSLHPRPNGESLAQHATVAAIAAAALAYLELLLQGEVPQGIEGLEGGEESDLAGSTLPPYLRLGEEIHGNQPPFNHGHAWAKDDSAESQTRSARTKGLTKIKTMAELRRLITNVLACNQRAVLLSQLRGKLVDMYGATLTPSTFHYYKLSDLLLCELGDICSIWCHGDRQLVVHDAAYQPDPSSCSPGQRPTKITAFSLSRPPSLPSGLHHNASSPHRQQLYQGRERGLGGLGDQRFKLCSSHPALPSLVSVSSGTQQDGSTISEVNEALRRLRETRQQSRGDMGRRLSPGDRRHPFPDRYSAQGRHVYSGESPSRLDVPTLPRLSLPRPRLQYDNQVREDMPTASLASDAPKYEEALAGDLLHMQLLQLQQQHLGPDMNEHEPAQPLSVLSRSSRFLSPSSPCLFPPHLPKQVPEKGASASAGFLSSYASTQNRDCAGSDRIFVPDGNSGTVQELPGHSVTTDHESPATQSLLSASLLLLDGLAGLMREASSELEDNGAKFDIPDTRVRAEVTASLPQLHARCHELESPTRHVQSRSYTALPLSPSLRPIVAPPENIQCRWNSNLSNDFDGSVGRAASQPALWSQYDFDRSDILLPALGAEEDAKCRFANESPSRTLRSSGGADPSMPWSASYPPEDSDVDQFDFNATKTSYCLHLPPRRPGDELATSNVQQHFA
- a CDS encoding kelch repeat-containing protein (encoded by transcript TGME49_203810) → MVTKAGSPSEDGPSRKSNAEGSKITDETNTTLAAGDGDSDETSGDETAERAALRGGTGGGARKLSRVGKEVQRRTSKMINTINTKFKREYSRGLQMQGIVPAADDMATAANSTSTGFFSPPSFQLTQIIHDSRCFLPRVGHVCVASGGDILIFGGVDHKQTVTNDFLRYVPGLNVFEPIKAQGDIPSARSFCTIVPCVASGTNREQLILFGGCDDGEQLSTTYKYDPPMRTWTAVQTEHKPPARHGHVALVNDGRVYIHGGYDGDRVMDDMWQFAGADWTQVQYRSPKGAAPGTQLAETIAMPARTGHSACMWLHSRHKVPCFYFFGGDVSGTGSATNDLWIFTLSTCRWNQIVDYAGSAPPPRFKHGSCIFDNHWMLVCGGVNHGWFRDSVLGDMYAYDMQANCWFSINVQSVLSPANVELSNLTVIQSTRAIYSFGAREEGTNSSVATCDVFRLSPLVTFVSFSALRLQVEALDEIVKLTTETQSAEKVAKLAQMQNAISKLTEEMTAIREENESLKKRLSEVERLVPR